Proteins encoded together in one Gigantopelta aegis isolate Gae_Host chromosome 8, Gae_host_genome, whole genome shotgun sequence window:
- the LOC121378544 gene encoding elongator complex protein 6-like — MLSAINSILKTGKSESLFGENIGICETSTDGSFFIHYFLSASVKEKRPVCFVALTQSFKHYNNVSQKLGVGLQTARDAGYLDFVEGMKHLSDAICEQTQTSIEGDNQEHTDSEHFSLLMKSQTLQPLLIFLRNKINKNFENQKCLPVVIIDNIGFLLNIGVSAKDVVTFMHYLNNCLFKTGEESGLLVTLITNTENDEQSDIVWKSMCHSCSLTLHVAGLESGYCKDVHGEISVVWRDGHYSYRKMSSQKFQFKLTEKNIDIFAVGMSSAVL; from the exons ATGTTGTCAGCGATTAACAGCATTTTGAAAACCGGAAAGAGCGAATCACTGTTCGGAGAGAATATTGGTATCTGTGAAACTTCAACAGATGGATcgttttttattcattattttttatccgCCAGTGTGAAGGAGAAACGTCCAGTTTGTTTCGTTGCATTGACTCAGTCTTTTAagcattataacaatgtgtCGCAAAAGCTTGGAGTTGGCTTGCAAACAGCCAGAGACGCCGGTTATCTGGACTTCGTAGAAGGAATGAAACACCTCAGCGATGCTATTTGTGAACAGACCCAGACATCGATAGAAGGAGACAACCAGGAACATACAGACTCTGAACATTTTTCTCTTTTGATGAAATCTCAAACACTGCAACCGCTGCTCATTTTTctcagaaacaaaataaataaaaattttgaaaatcaaaAGTGCCTTCCAGTGGTGATCATTGACAACATCGGGTTTCTGCTGAACATTGGTGTTAGTGCCAAAGATGTCGTAACATTCATGCACTACCTgaacaattgtttgtttaaaactgGGGAGGAATCTGGACTCTTGGTTACTCTGATAACAAATACAGAAAATGACGAACAGTCCGACATTGTTTGGAAGTCCATGTGTCACAGCTGTTCTCTAACGCTGCATGTCGCTGGACTTGAAAGTGGATATTGTAAAGATGTTCATGGCGAG ATATCAGTCGTATGGAGGGATGGTCACTACAGCTACCGGAAGATGTCTTCACAGAAGTTCCAATTTAAATTGACTGaaaaaaatattgacatttttGCAGTGGGAATGTCTTCAGCTGTTCTATGA